Proteins from a single region of Longimicrobium sp.:
- a CDS encoding carboxypeptidase regulatory-like domain-containing protein gives MLTALALALLAASPADTAWGSIRGTVQSEPSGLPVPLAVVEVQSGPRTFSVTADSNGAYLLAHVPAGRQTFRVRHLEHEPVQMEVLVPARGEMVLVVSLRYRPLTVDTVVASAGGRLAGGGSEPASRGEAAITDFPAMEGSGVGAGLPGGGGGAPPGGGGEPGDVLFVRGAAADLKLVLLDGAPVYAPFHMGGLIESFDPGLLSGARLYLGGAPARYDGGISYVLDLSTRSAAPGRHTARGAVDMVSARGSLEGPVWKGASYLVAGRTVHGTSLATVGDQPFPYEFADALARLDVDLGGGVSVAATGFHNGEGVRLDTVPARENFARWSTGAGSVRLRSPVLGKDGVVTLAVADFDAWLPEGTGASALLLEAHTRRTRMAVDLSSQLGDLRLAYGYSYDRQEVRHRAREAAAGERTLLETRSSGTAGGWYVEGHWQAARRWVVRGGVRSDMFSGGPFLTFSPRASLTWLVSDRAALTLAGGRYHQYVRVRHQFPFDIGVPSLADSLGLATDLAVAGADHLSLALDQELAEGVRLGLEGYFKRFDNVPHPEQVGTYASGVDVWVRRGVGSLNGWLGYSLAWHWSEASREEGERFAGRQILSAGLGGGLGRGGRFQLRLAYGAGLPYTSVGVVPDANTLPTAPGGLTSGEADTPPVDVSDGAPLSALAPAPFLRIDAEVSRTWTPRLAARETEVTPYFRLMNALDRRDALFYRYTPRSRDGARPIATLPIVPVAGVSWKF, from the coding sequence ATGCTGACCGCCCTCGCCCTCGCGCTGCTCGCCGCCTCCCCCGCCGACACGGCCTGGGGGAGCATCCGCGGCACCGTGCAGAGCGAGCCCAGCGGCCTCCCCGTGCCCCTGGCCGTGGTGGAGGTGCAGAGCGGCCCCCGCACCTTCTCCGTCACCGCCGACAGCAACGGCGCCTACCTGCTCGCCCACGTCCCCGCCGGGCGGCAGACCTTCCGCGTGCGCCACCTGGAGCACGAGCCGGTCCAGATGGAGGTGCTGGTCCCCGCGCGGGGCGAGATGGTCCTGGTCGTCTCGCTGCGCTACCGCCCCCTCACCGTCGACACCGTGGTCGCCAGCGCCGGGGGCAGGCTGGCCGGCGGCGGCTCCGAGCCCGCCTCGCGCGGCGAGGCCGCCATCACCGACTTCCCGGCCATGGAGGGGAGCGGCGTGGGGGCGGGGCTCCCCGGCGGCGGGGGCGGCGCCCCGCCCGGCGGCGGGGGCGAGCCGGGCGACGTGCTCTTCGTGCGCGGCGCCGCCGCCGACCTCAAGCTGGTGCTGCTGGACGGCGCCCCCGTGTACGCCCCCTTCCACATGGGCGGGCTCATCGAGAGCTTCGACCCCGGCCTCCTCTCCGGCGCGCGGCTCTACCTGGGCGGCGCGCCCGCCCGCTACGACGGCGGGATCAGCTACGTGCTGGACCTCTCCACCAGGAGCGCCGCCCCCGGGCGCCACACCGCCCGCGGCGCCGTGGACATGGTCTCCGCCCGCGGCTCGCTGGAGGGGCCGGTGTGGAAGGGCGCCAGCTACCTGGTGGCCGGGCGCACCGTGCACGGCACCAGCCTGGCCACCGTGGGCGACCAGCCCTTCCCCTACGAGTTCGCCGACGCGCTGGCCCGCCTGGACGTGGACCTGGGCGGCGGGGTGAGCGTGGCCGCCACCGGCTTCCACAACGGCGAGGGGGTGCGCCTGGACACCGTCCCCGCGCGGGAGAACTTCGCCCGCTGGAGCACCGGGGCCGGCTCCGTGCGGCTCCGGAGCCCCGTGCTGGGGAAGGACGGCGTGGTGACGCTGGCCGTGGCCGACTTCGACGCCTGGCTCCCCGAGGGCACCGGCGCGAGCGCGCTCCTCCTGGAGGCGCACACCCGGCGCACCCGCATGGCGGTGGACCTCTCCAGCCAGCTGGGCGACCTGCGGCTCGCCTACGGCTACTCGTACGACCGCCAGGAGGTGCGCCACCGCGCCCGCGAGGCCGCGGCCGGCGAGCGGACGCTGCTGGAGACGCGCTCCAGCGGCACCGCGGGCGGGTGGTACGTCGAGGGGCACTGGCAGGCGGCGCGGCGCTGGGTGGTGCGCGGAGGGGTGCGGAGCGACATGTTCTCGGGCGGGCCCTTCCTCACCTTCTCGCCGCGGGCCTCGCTCACCTGGCTGGTGAGCGACCGCGCCGCGCTCACCCTGGCGGGGGGCAGGTACCACCAGTACGTGCGGGTGCGGCACCAGTTCCCCTTCGACATCGGCGTCCCCAGCCTGGCCGACTCCCTGGGGCTGGCCACCGACCTGGCCGTGGCCGGCGCCGACCACCTCTCGCTCGCGCTCGACCAGGAGCTGGCCGAGGGGGTGCGGCTGGGGCTGGAGGGGTACTTCAAGCGCTTCGACAACGTCCCCCACCCCGAGCAGGTGGGCACCTACGCCTCGGGGGTCGACGTGTGGGTGCGGCGCGGCGTCGGCAGCCTGAACGGCTGGCTGGGGTACTCGCTGGCCTGGCACTGGTCCGAGGCGAGCCGCGAGGAGGGCGAGCGCTTCGCGGGGCGGCAGATCCTCTCCGCGGGCCTCGGCGGCGGGCTGGGGCGCGGCGGGCGCTTCCAGCTGCGCCTGGCGTACGGCGCGGGGCTGCCGTACACCTCGGTGGGCGTGGTGCCCGACGCCAACACCCTTCCTACCGCCCCCGGCGGGCTCACCAGCGGCGAGGCCGACACCCCGCCGGTGGACGTCTCCGACGGCGCCCCGCTCTCGGCGCTGGCCCCCGCGCCGTTCCTGCGCATCGACGCCGAGGTGTCGCGCACCTGGACCCCGCGCCTGGCCGCGCGCGAGACGGAGGTGACGCCGTACTTCCGGCTGATGAACGCGCTGGACCGGCGCGACGCGCTCTTCTACCGCTACACCCCCCGCAGCCGCGACGGCGCCCGCCCGATCGCCACGCTGCCGATCGTCCCCGTCGCGGGCGTCTCCTGGAAGTTCTGA
- a CDS encoding zf-HC2 domain-containing protein: MNKHLAEGILQALLDAELPPPERAEAEAHLAACPACAGELRALRAAGERTSALLAQADVAAPVAQAQMSFRRRRMAARQHRFVEARRALLRAAVLVLGLAGVAAAAVPGSPVRAWIEDAVLPRERSPQAQEIQPAPAPAAAPAPDLGAPSGVTVPVRDGRVRVALTGAADLRLVVQSTPEPGARVLYRGPEHRARFHTSPGRIELAGARGGEVTVELPQAAEAAAVEVNGQVYVAKDGDELRPLVPQAGPESTDELVFRVGS; this comes from the coding sequence GTGAACAAGCACTTGGCTGAAGGTATATTGCAGGCGCTGCTCGACGCCGAGCTGCCGCCGCCCGAGCGGGCGGAGGCCGAGGCGCACCTGGCCGCCTGCCCGGCCTGCGCCGGCGAGCTGCGCGCGCTGCGCGCGGCCGGCGAGCGGACGAGCGCCCTGCTGGCGCAGGCCGACGTGGCGGCCCCCGTGGCCCAGGCCCAGATGTCGTTCCGCCGCCGGCGGATGGCTGCCCGGCAACACCGCTTCGTCGAGGCGCGCCGCGCGCTGCTGCGCGCGGCCGTGCTGGTGCTGGGCCTGGCCGGCGTGGCCGCCGCGGCCGTGCCCGGCTCGCCCGTGCGCGCCTGGATCGAGGACGCGGTCCTCCCCCGCGAGCGCTCCCCCCAGGCCCAGGAGATCCAGCCCGCCCCGGCGCCCGCCGCCGCGCCCGCCCCGGACCTCGGGGCGCCCAGCGGCGTCACCGTCCCGGTGCGGGACGGCCGGGTGCGCGTGGCGCTCACCGGCGCCGCCGACCTCAGGCTGGTGGTGCAGTCCACCCCCGAGCCCGGCGCCCGGGTGCTGTACCGCGGGCCGGAGCACCGGGCACGTTTCCACACCTCCCCGGGTAGAATCGAGCTCGCCGGCGCGCGCGGGGGCGAAGTGACGGTGGAGCTCCCCCAGGCGGCCGAGGCCGCGGCGGTGGAAGTCAACGGCCAGGTGTACGTCGCCAAGGACGGCGACGAGCTCCGGCCGCTGGTCCCCCAGGCGGGCCCCGAATCGACCGACGAGCTGGTGTTCCGCGTCGGGAGCTGA